In Sphingobacterium thalpophilum, a genomic segment contains:
- a CDS encoding DUF4846 domain-containing protein — protein sequence MRSIYVLIPLLSCQVFSGCGQPNVAAPNNKTLNPATTESIAPDGNQFINPDGMTIKSRILLPKGFKRPAYRVEEFGNFLENLPLYPIDQEVHYYDGKIKPRNNIYNSVVKLDIGKRDLHQCADAVMRLRADYLYQQKRYKDIKFNFLSDSKPRAYTNYAKGDYSYPTYWKYLEYVFAYANTASLHDELPNVKTTQEVKIGDTFIQKGSPIGHAIIVVDLAKDSTGKTIVLLAQSYMPAQEIQILNNWNNSTLNPWYDIDQDIIKTPEWTFYPKNLKTWP from the coding sequence ATGAGATCGATATATGTACTCATTCCACTCCTCTCGTGTCAGGTTTTCAGTGGATGTGGGCAGCCAAATGTTGCTGCACCTAATAACAAAACTTTGAATCCGGCAACTACTGAGTCAATAGCACCTGACGGGAACCAGTTTATCAACCCCGATGGGATGACGATCAAATCGCGCATTTTGTTACCAAAAGGCTTTAAAAGGCCTGCCTACCGGGTCGAAGAATTTGGAAATTTTCTCGAAAATCTTCCATTATACCCCATCGACCAGGAAGTACATTATTATGATGGAAAAATTAAACCTAGAAATAACATCTACAACAGTGTTGTGAAACTAGATATAGGAAAGCGCGATTTACACCAATGCGCCGATGCTGTCATGCGGCTCAGGGCAGATTACTTATACCAACAAAAGCGGTATAAGGACATCAAATTCAACTTCCTTTCCGATAGCAAACCCCGCGCTTATACAAACTATGCAAAAGGAGACTATTCCTACCCAACCTATTGGAAATACCTGGAATATGTGTTTGCCTATGCCAACACAGCCTCTTTACACGATGAGCTGCCCAATGTAAAAACGACTCAGGAAGTTAAGATTGGAGATACTTTTATCCAGAAAGGATCACCCATTGGCCACGCAATCATTGTAGTTGATCTCGCCAAGGACAGTACTGGAAAAACAATCGTACTCCTCGCACAAAGCTACATGCCAGCTCAAGAAATACAGATTTTAAACAATTGGAACAACAGCACGCTTAATCCTTGGTACGATATAGACCAGGATATTATAAAAACCCCTGAATGGACATTTTATCCTAAAAACCTCAAAACTTGGCCATAG
- a CDS encoding glycosyltransferase, producing the protein MSGKQIFQTSSKKRWYAFSWMSRALVIGLIIGVICVVYTLGKIQIPPFPTINTNTALTEKSTARLKKSKQFKEFTIVKSELEKIKRDRELMHLKHIGSKDRINMGFYVSSWSNEVREQSLSDLRRNIGHLDMVAMESFFTVPNQDTVVDKADTAALKVIHQYKRKAIAQISNFSGNDFDGQTVKAILLNPDKQQRFIDDILLKVKRNGFAGINIDFENLQLDDHKPLNDFMAHIYTVFHTEGLLVTQDISPENDDYDPIALQKYNDYIILMAYDQHSIESNAGAISHQAWVEKNLDELCNKIDADKVILALACYGYDWPKGSVGKTLTYDNAVILAHNYNAKITFDPESANLNFSYKDGAGMHHDVYFTDAATYFNLIRKADDWGLAGIALWRLGSEDSRLWSFISRSLDRENLQKEPFDFRKISQINVGGIQYIGDGEILDLVNTPAPGEVKFTYDPSTLMVQNQEYVKTPSNYVIKRFGEKDNTVVLTFDDGPDPTYTPQVLDILKKEHVPGAFFLVGVMAEKNMDLVRREYQEGHELGNHTFFHPDMSTIGPNRVKFELNATRKIIECIIGHSTILFRAPFNADAEPQTVAEILPVAQSRKENYINIGEYIDPNDWLPGRTADEIYNEVIKQRDNGNIILLHDAGGNREATIAALPRIIHYFKSHGYKFATIGDLMGKKRDELMPPVENASDSGFSGSSNRLFLGTLFYGNIFLNLVFSIAIVLAIFRTAMIAYLAIRQKQKSKKERSQLVVEPREKVSVIIPAYNEEITVLATIKSLLNLDYPNYELIFVDDGSKDKTFEIVSKVYGDHPKVRLFTKPNGGKASALNYGIQQSEAQFVLCIDADTQLKTDALKQLMKYFNKPQVAAVAGSVKVGNVHNILTHWQSIEYITSQNMDRRAFDLLNMISVVPGAIGAFRRAVILEVGGFTTDTLAEDCDLTMRILRAGYTVRNSSEAIAYTEAPDTVKMLFKQRFRWSFGVLQSFWKNKQTLLNPKYGYFGMVGMPNILIFQIILPLFAPLADIFMLFSLVSGLFSLSEVNGISWTGIAGLFSLHNGFGQVMFYYFLFVLVDMFFAGIAFKMEGEKLSNLIYLFPQRFFWRQLMYFVLFKSVRKAIKGELNTWGTLKRTGGVKQVITNE; encoded by the coding sequence ATGTCAGGAAAACAGATTTTTCAGACGTCAAGCAAAAAGCGCTGGTACGCTTTTTCATGGATGAGCAGAGCGTTGGTGATCGGTTTGATCATTGGTGTTATCTGTGTGGTTTATACATTGGGAAAGATTCAGATTCCTCCTTTTCCAACAATTAATACCAACACAGCATTGACTGAAAAGTCCACCGCCAGATTAAAAAAATCCAAACAATTTAAGGAGTTTACCATTGTAAAATCCGAATTAGAGAAGATTAAACGCGATCGCGAGCTGATGCATTTGAAACATATTGGTAGCAAAGATAGAATCAATATGGGGTTTTATGTCAGTTCTTGGTCTAATGAAGTCCGAGAGCAGTCTTTATCGGATCTACGCCGCAATATTGGTCATTTGGATATGGTTGCTATGGAATCCTTTTTTACTGTGCCTAATCAAGATACAGTAGTGGATAAAGCAGATACTGCTGCACTTAAGGTCATTCATCAATATAAGCGCAAAGCTATTGCACAGATTTCCAATTTCAGTGGTAATGACTTTGACGGGCAGACTGTAAAGGCTATTTTACTTAATCCGGATAAACAACAGCGTTTTATAGACGACATCCTTCTTAAAGTGAAGCGCAATGGCTTTGCTGGCATAAATATTGACTTTGAGAATTTACAGTTGGATGATCACAAGCCATTAAACGATTTTATGGCGCATATCTATACTGTATTTCATACGGAGGGCCTACTTGTCACACAGGATATCTCACCTGAAAATGATGATTACGATCCCATTGCCTTACAAAAATACAACGACTATATTATTTTGATGGCTTATGATCAACATTCCATTGAAAGTAATGCCGGCGCCATTTCACATCAGGCATGGGTCGAAAAAAATCTCGATGAACTTTGCAATAAGATCGATGCAGACAAGGTGATTCTGGCTTTGGCCTGTTATGGATATGATTGGCCAAAAGGCAGTGTCGGCAAGACATTGACTTATGATAATGCTGTTATTTTGGCGCATAATTACAATGCTAAGATTACTTTTGATCCCGAATCTGCAAATCTCAACTTTAGCTATAAAGATGGGGCAGGGATGCATCATGATGTGTATTTTACAGACGCTGCAACCTATTTTAATCTTATCCGCAAAGCAGATGACTGGGGGCTAGCTGGTATTGCACTTTGGCGTTTAGGAAGTGAAGACTCCCGTTTATGGTCATTTATTTCGAGATCATTGGACCGAGAAAATCTGCAAAAAGAACCTTTTGACTTTAGAAAGATAAGCCAGATCAATGTCGGTGGTATTCAATATATTGGGGATGGGGAAATTTTGGACTTGGTCAATACTCCCGCTCCGGGAGAGGTGAAATTCACTTACGACCCATCAACGCTTATGGTTCAGAATCAGGAGTATGTAAAGACGCCAAGTAATTATGTAATCAAACGCTTTGGAGAAAAAGATAATACTGTGGTCCTGACCTTTGACGACGGTCCCGATCCTACGTATACACCACAAGTATTGGATATCTTAAAAAAGGAACATGTTCCCGGAGCTTTCTTTCTTGTTGGTGTTATGGCTGAGAAAAATATGGATCTGGTTCGGAGAGAATATCAAGAAGGACATGAACTCGGTAACCATACCTTTTTTCATCCTGATATGTCTACAATAGGGCCGAATCGCGTTAAGTTTGAACTGAATGCCACCCGAAAGATCATCGAATGCATAATCGGTCATAGTACAATTCTTTTCAGGGCTCCCTTTAATGCTGATGCCGAGCCACAGACTGTTGCTGAAATTCTGCCTGTTGCTCAGAGCCGGAAAGAGAACTACATCAATATCGGCGAGTATATTGATCCCAACGACTGGTTACCTGGTCGTACTGCAGATGAAATCTATAATGAAGTCATAAAACAACGCGATAATGGAAACATTATTCTATTACATGATGCCGGAGGCAATCGAGAAGCGACTATAGCCGCCTTGCCGCGTATTATTCATTATTTTAAATCTCATGGTTATAAATTTGCGACGATTGGAGATTTAATGGGGAAAAAACGTGATGAACTGATGCCTCCTGTAGAAAATGCTTCCGATTCGGGATTTAGTGGATCTTCCAACCGCTTGTTCTTAGGAACATTGTTTTACGGTAACATCTTCCTTAACTTGGTTTTTTCCATTGCAATTGTATTGGCAATTTTTAGAACAGCAATGATTGCTTATCTGGCAATCCGACAAAAACAAAAAAGTAAAAAAGAGCGATCTCAATTGGTTGTGGAGCCTCGTGAAAAGGTAAGTGTGATCATTCCTGCCTATAATGAGGAAATAACAGTGTTGGCAACGATAAAAAGCCTGTTGAATTTGGATTACCCCAATTATGAATTGATTTTTGTTGATGATGGATCAAAAGACAAGACTTTTGAGATTGTCAGTAAGGTGTATGGCGATCATCCTAAGGTAAGGTTATTTACAAAACCAAATGGGGGGAAAGCGTCTGCGCTTAACTATGGTATCCAACAATCCGAAGCACAGTTTGTGCTTTGTATCGATGCCGATACACAACTGAAAACAGATGCGTTAAAACAGTTGATGAAATATTTCAATAAACCTCAGGTCGCTGCTGTTGCGGGTAGTGTTAAAGTGGGAAATGTGCATAATATATTAACACATTGGCAATCGATCGAATATATCACCTCACAGAATATGGATCGGAGAGCGTTCGATTTGCTCAATATGATATCGGTCGTACCAGGAGCAATTGGGGCCTTCCGTAGAGCTGTTATTTTGGAAGTGGGTGGATTTACTACGGATACCTTAGCGGAAGATTGTGATTTAACCATGCGCATATTAAGAGCGGGTTATACCGTGCGAAATTCATCTGAAGCAATCGCTTATACGGAAGCACCGGATACGGTCAAAATGCTCTTCAAGCAACGTTTCCGTTGGAGTTTTGGTGTGTTGCAGAGTTTTTGGAAAAATAAACAGACCCTGTTGAATCCCAAATATGGCTATTTTGGTATGGTCGGAATGCCTAATATTCTGATTTTTCAGATTATACTGCCTTTATTTGCTCCCTTGGCCGATATTTTTATGTTATTCTCTCTCGTGAGTGGTCTTTTCTCCTTAAGCGAGGTAAATGGTATCAGCTGGACAGGAATTGCAGGATTATTTTCACTGCATAACGGTTTTGGTCAAGTGATGTTTTATTACTTCCTTTTTGTACTCGTGGATATGTTCTTTGCAGGTATTGCCTTTAAAATGGAAGGCGAGAAGCTTAGCAATTTAATTTATTTGTTTCCGCAGCGTTTTTTCTGGCGTCAACTGATGTACTTCGTTTTATTCAAGTCTGTCAGAAAAGCGATTAAAGGTGAATTAAACACTTGGGGTACTTTGAAACGGACAGGGGGAGTAAAGCAGGTAATAACAAATGAATAA